The Paenalcaligenes faecalis genome has a window encoding:
- the purN gene encoding phosphoribosylglycinamide formyltransferase, translating to MTEPNKKCRLVVLISGRGSNMQSIVETIKNKQLHAEVVAVIANKAEAKGIQWAQEQGIATQVLEHKQFADRSSFDARLAQIVQQYQPDYVLLAGFMRILTPEFVQQFTGRLINIHPSLLPLFPGLNTHQQAIDAELQWHGCTVHFVTPVLDHGPIIAQGIVPVHHDDDADTLAHRLLTIEHRVFNQVVEWLAQDRVQLLETGRVQVLDTSHRAFVA from the coding sequence TTGACAGAACCAAATAAAAAATGCCGCTTAGTAGTCCTTATTTCGGGACGCGGCTCAAATATGCAATCTATAGTAGAAACAATAAAAAATAAACAGCTGCACGCCGAAGTCGTTGCTGTGATTGCGAATAAAGCAGAGGCTAAGGGTATACAATGGGCACAAGAACAGGGCATTGCAACTCAGGTGCTAGAACACAAACAATTTGCAGATCGCTCAAGTTTTGATGCGCGCTTAGCCCAAATTGTGCAACAATACCAACCCGACTATGTGTTGTTAGCTGGCTTTATGCGTATTTTAACGCCTGAGTTTGTTCAGCAATTCACAGGGCGTTTAATCAATATACACCCTTCGTTGTTACCTTTGTTTCCAGGGCTCAATACACACCAACAAGCCATCGACGCCGAACTACAATGGCATGGTTGTACGGTGCATTTTGTGACTCCAGTCTTAGATCACGGCCCTATTATCGCTCAAGGCATAGTGCCTGTACACCATGATGATGATGCCGATACCTTAGCGCATCGCTTATTGACCATAGAACACCGTGTTTTTAACCAGGTGGTTGAATGGTTGGCCCAAGACCGTGTTCAGTTATTAGAGACAGGTCGAGTACAGGTTCTTGATACATCCCACCGAGCTTTTGTGGCTTAA